The Nostoc sp. NIES-3756 DNA window GGCATAAAATCTATACCTACCGCTAATCCTGTACCAACAACTCCTACAGAACCTCCGTCAATTTTTCCCGCCATTCCTCAACTAAAAGAAGTTTTTGACTTCATTGAGGCTTACTTTCATCAGGGAATTACTCTGTGTGATGTAGCTGCGGCTGTTGGTTACTCTCCTGCTTATTTAACTAATCGTGTAGCCAAGCAAACAGGTGATACCATCAACAACTGGATTGTCAAACGTCGGATGGCTGAGGCTCGTCGTTTACTACAAAATAGTGATGAGACAGTAGAGCAAATTTCTCGCTCATTAGGCTATCAACACGTTTGTCATTTCTCCCGCCAATTTCGTCAACATAATGGTTTACCTCCCCATGCTTGGCGGTTATGTTATAAGCAGAAACAGGAATTAGTAAAAATTTAAGAATTAATCCATAGTCAAAAGTCCATAGTTTGACTTCCTTGCATGAGAAAAATTCATCCCATTAATTAGTAAGTAGAAAGACTTAGTAAAATTTAAGTTAGTAGTAAGGGCTTTAGACCTGGAAAACTTTGCAAGAGAGCGAAAATTGCTTACTACGAACAAAACTTTATTTTATATTCAATTATATCTACTTACTTAATGTTCTAAATCTTACAAAGCTAATTTATTCGTGATTTTATAAGTATGAAATCACCGGGTTAAGGCATGGATGATTTTATCTTTTGCAAACTATTTCTAAAGTTAAATCTGATTAAAGCTTATGCCCCTTCTGGAGATAGAGGGCTAGAGAGTTTATTTGAAGTTAAATTAAGTGCATTGACTGTTTCACACTCAAGTTAGCTCCTAAAGAAGTGTCTTGGGAGCTTTATTCATGAGGGTTGAATTGTCATGGCGACTAATGATGTTTCTGGAAGCTAGTGATTGGTAATAGTGAAAAGTAGTTATTCAATAACTATGACCTATGGCTAACTAAATTTACCTGAGGATTTTATTTTGTTCTGCTATTTTAAATTCAGAAAAATTACTTTATCTAAAATTTCAGAGTAATACTTTTTTATTAACTATTTAAGCATTCTTAACATTTCTCAACTTTTTTATCGAATTGGATAAAACCATCACAAAACAGGTTGTAAAAATGGTTTCCAACTGATAGATATTGACGAATTTTAGATTAAGTCATAGGAGTAAGATTTATGCAATTGAAGCCAATTAATCAACAGGTTGTTGTCGTTGTTGGGGCTTCTAGTGGAATTGGGCGAGAAACGGCGCTGCGCTTTGCCAAAGGTGGCGCAAAGGTCGTTGTTTCCGCACGGAGTCAATCGGGGTTAGAATCTTTAGTGAAAGAGATTACCGAGTTTGGCGGAGAAGCGATCGCTGTCGTTGCAGATGTAGAACACTTTGAACAAGTGAAGGCGATCGCAGATAAAGCTGTAGATTATTTCGGCAGACTCGACACTTGGGTACATGTTCCAGCAATTGGTCTATTTGCCACCTTCGACAATACCACACCAGAAGAATTTAAACACGTTATTGATGTCAGCCTCATGGGGCAAGTGTACGGCGCGATGGCTGCACTTCCCCACCTCAAGCGCGAAGGACGAGGTGGATTGATTCACGTTTCCTCAATGGAAGCGAGGCGATCGCTACCTTACCAAAGCGCCTACTCCTCAGCTAAACATGGGGTAGATGGTTTCGTTGATGCAATGCGCTTGGAACTGATACATGATAAATGGCCGATTAGCGTCACCAGTATCAAACCAGCCGTCATCAACACACCCTTCTGGAATAATGGTCTAACAAAATTGGGTGTAAAACCAGCAGGCGTACCACCTTACTATGATCCGCGATTAGTAGCTAACGCCATCCTTCACGCAGCCGAACACCCAACCCGCGATTTACTAGTAGGAGATGTAGCCAAAATATTAGATGTACTCCATCGCATCTCTCCACAACTGACAGACACATTATTACTACTCGTTGGCTTCCAATTCCAACGCAGTTCCGGCGTACCCAAATCAGAAGATGATCCAAATAACTTTTACGAACCAGTCCCAGAACACGATAGAGTCGATGGCGACTACAACCACTTGGTAATTCCCAGCATTTCCGACTTTATAGAACAGAATGTCCCACTACAATGGGGGGCGATCGCAGCTGGTAGTATCTTAGCGTTCCTCGCAGCGCAGGCGTGGAACAAGAGTTGAGGGAGATGAGGGGATGAGGAAGAATAATATTGTTTGATTACTCAACTTGCTAATTTTTCTTCACCATTTCCCCCACTTCCTCATCTCCCCGCTATTGCGAAACCAACTGTGCATTTAATGCTTTGGTGATGCGATCGCTAGAAAATTGTAGATGGGCTAAGGTGTAAACATCGGCTTGTTTAACAAGTTGTTTTAGCTGGTTGTCGATGGCGGTTTGCAGTTGGTGTAACTCATACCAAGCTAATGTGCGTCCATCTTCGGGCGCATCAATATTATGTAGAACCATTTCCAGTAGAATGTCTAGATATTCTCGTTGTAGTGAACGGCGAATACTAGAAATTGACTTTGGTTGTGCTGTGGTAAGAACTTCCGTCCAAATTCCTTGTTGCAAATTGTCGAATAATTCTGGTAGGGAAAGGGCTTGCTCGGATGGGGTTTTGAGTTCTATATCTTGGATATGGTGAAGACGTTCATTGTCTAAGAGCGATCGCAAAATATATCTTTGAAAACTCAACACACGTTCGTGAATAGGATAGTCTAAGCGGTTGTTGGGTACGGAACTTCCCCAATGTTGCCAACGGGAAGGCGCTAGTTGATTGAGTAATTTGGGTGAGAAACTAAAAGCATCCTCTGCAAAAACATACTCTTGTAACTCTGCTAATGCTTGACGCTGCTTGTCAAGAGGAACTGGTACAAATGCCCAAGCACTATCATTACTAGCGTGAGTGCGGCGGAAAGATTGTCCACCAATATATTTAGAAAGTAAAGCAGCGTTACGAAAATAATATTTTAATACTCGATTAAATAAAACCCGCAAATGGCTATAGCTTTCTCCTGGTGGTAGATAATGGTCATCAAGACGCTGCCACATCATACGGGCATTATCCATTTGCCATTGCGAATACACCAGCACATCACTACTCATATCCCAGAGGTTCGCCAGAGGATTAATATCCCATATGTCTTCATCAGTTGCGTAAGATAATTCTGGTTGTGGTGAAGCTAAAGCAATTTGCTGTAAAAAGCTTTTCTCCTCTTGTGGCGTAATTACCTCATCTTCTCCACGAGGACTGTTTTTATAACCATACTCAATTGCCCATTCATCATAGGGGCCAATTACCTCTGGGAAATAATCACCCTGTTCCACACCTTGGGGTGCTATGTTCACAGGTAGATAGTCCATCACCGAACCGACTAAACCCTTAGTAAGGGTGATTTCTCTATTGTTTAACTCCTGGGGAGTTAACATAGTGCTACCGTGGAAGTTGTGGCGCAAACCAAGAGTATGTCCGACTTCATGGGCAACAAGATAGCGCAAGTATTGATGCACATATTCCTGCATTACCTCACTA harbors:
- a CDS encoding SDR family oxidoreductase, translating into MQLKPINQQVVVVVGASSGIGRETALRFAKGGAKVVVSARSQSGLESLVKEITEFGGEAIAVVADVEHFEQVKAIADKAVDYFGRLDTWVHVPAIGLFATFDNTTPEEFKHVIDVSLMGQVYGAMAALPHLKREGRGGLIHVSSMEARRSLPYQSAYSSAKHGVDGFVDAMRLELIHDKWPISVTSIKPAVINTPFWNNGLTKLGVKPAGVPPYYDPRLVANAILHAAEHPTRDLLVGDVAKILDVLHRISPQLTDTLLLLVGFQFQRSSGVPKSEDDPNNFYEPVPEHDRVDGDYNHLVIPSISDFIEQNVPLQWGAIAAGSILAFLAAQAWNKS